In Leptolyngbya sp. CCY15150, one DNA window encodes the following:
- a CDS encoding TM0106 family RecB-like putative nuclease, protein MPIPSERSPHIDTSAAIAPLWVTDDLLFHYQRCNRRAFLDTYGDASRRDTPNDYLAKLRQDSVEYQLAVMEDAPIQRPRYPRRDWAAGAEATLDLMRQGVDRIAYGVLTMPYGDRVQLVSCPKMLVRQPGASIFGDWMYVPTDIKLGKRPKTDYQVVAAFHAFVLTQVQGVAPDTSWLVLRERSPHAVNLEEWLLRLDDVLEGCVAMLLEQAEPEVFIARNRCDLCHWFSHCYGIAQTKQHLSLLPGVTPSRYQQLEELQLTHVEALAAMDASQLEGLPGFGVVVARKMVRQAQSLLYDIALPYSADPHQSLDTLDGLLLTPEELPTAPVELYFDIEAAPEHDLIYLHGVLVVDRQAGTEVFHPLLAEHPDQEAAIWYQFLDLVWRYPDAPIFHFCPYEVQTVKRLAHRYPVEGDWLLPLLSRFVDLHERITRVATMPVESYALKSIARWIGFSWRDADANGAQAIYWYDQWMTTGDRSYLDTILRYNEDDCIATYRVKDWLTDFVRQVALQGRRTRKRSRSSLRA, encoded by the coding sequence ATGCCTATCCCTAGTGAGCGATCGCCCCATATCGATACATCAGCAGCGATCGCTCCTCTGTGGGTAACGGATGATCTGCTGTTTCACTACCAGCGCTGCAACCGTCGGGCCTTTCTGGATACCTACGGAGATGCCAGCCGCCGGGATACACCCAACGATTATTTAGCCAAGCTGCGCCAAGATAGCGTTGAATATCAGCTTGCGGTGATGGAAGATGCTCCGATTCAGCGTCCCCGCTATCCTCGGAGAGACTGGGCTGCTGGGGCAGAAGCCACCCTGGATCTGATGCGCCAAGGCGTAGACCGGATTGCCTACGGTGTGCTGACCATGCCCTACGGCGATCGCGTGCAGTTGGTCAGTTGTCCTAAGATGCTCGTGCGCCAGCCCGGCGCTTCGATCTTTGGCGACTGGATGTATGTACCCACGGATATCAAGCTGGGTAAGCGTCCCAAAACAGACTACCAAGTGGTGGCAGCGTTCCATGCCTTTGTGTTGACGCAGGTGCAGGGGGTGGCTCCAGATACGAGCTGGCTAGTGTTGCGGGAGCGATCGCCCCACGCCGTAAATTTAGAGGAATGGCTGCTGCGCCTAGATGATGTCTTAGAAGGCTGTGTGGCGATGCTGCTAGAGCAGGCTGAGCCAGAGGTGTTCATTGCCCGCAACCGTTGTGATCTGTGCCATTGGTTTAGCCATTGCTATGGCATTGCCCAAACGAAGCAGCATCTTTCCCTGTTGCCAGGGGTGACGCCCAGCCGCTATCAGCAGCTTGAAGAATTACAGTTAACCCATGTCGAGGCCCTCGCGGCCATGGATGCTAGCCAGCTTGAAGGCTTGCCGGGGTTTGGGGTGGTGGTGGCTCGTAAAATGGTGCGCCAAGCCCAGTCCTTGCTCTACGACATTGCCCTGCCCTACTCGGCGGATCCCCATCAATCCCTCGATACCCTAGATGGGCTATTGCTCACGCCAGAGGAGCTACCCACTGCACCGGTGGAGCTGTATTTTGACATTGAAGCTGCCCCCGAACATGATCTGATCTACCTGCATGGGGTGCTGGTGGTGGATCGGCAGGCGGGCACCGAGGTGTTCCATCCGCTCCTAGCTGAGCATCCCGACCAAGAAGCGGCGATCTGGTACCAGTTTCTCGACTTAGTGTGGCGCTATCCCGATGCGCCCATTTTCCACTTCTGTCCCTATGAGGTGCAAACGGTGAAACGGTTAGCCCATCGCTATCCCGTTGAGGGAGACTGGCTGCTGCCGCTGCTGTCCCGGTTTGTAGACCTGCACGAACGGATTACCCGCGTGGCTACTATGCCCGTGGAAAGCTATGCCCTCAAGTCTATTGCCCGCTGGATTGGCTTTAGCTGGCGGGATGCCGATGCGAACGGGGCTCAGGCGATTTATTGGTATGACCAGTGGATGACCACCGGCGATCGCTCCTATCTCGACACCATCCTGCGCTACAACGAAGACGACTGCATCGCCACCTACCGCGTCAAGGATTGGCTGACCGACTTCGTGCGCCAAGTGGCTCTGCAAGGCCGCCGCACCCGCAAGCGATCGCGTTCTAGCCTCCGCGCCTAG
- the ctaD gene encoding cytochrome c oxidase subunit I: MTQVDIPASVPAQPAHHAEAERKWTDFFTFNSDHKVIGIQYLVTSFVFYLIGGALATAIRTELATPPSDFVSPDFYNGMLTLHGTIMIFLWVVPAGAGLANYLIPLMIGAKDMAFPKINALAFWMIVAGGALLLSSFWLETPQSGWTSYPPLSLVSGKVGEGIWIFSLLILGTSSILGALNFVVTIIKMRVPSMGIYQMPLFCWSMLAAGLLILTGTPVLAGALILLAFDLLAGTAFFNPTGGGDPVVYQHMFWFYSHPAVYIMILPLFGAISEILPVHSRKPIFGYRAIAYSSMIISFLGLIVWAHHMFTSGTPAWLRMFFMIATMIIAVPTGIKVFGWLATIWGGKIQLNSAMLFALGFIATFVIGGITGVMIASVPFDIHVHDTYFIVAHIHYVLFGGSVFGIYAALYHWFPKMTGRMMNETWGRIHFGLTFVGMNLTFMPMHELGLLGMNRRVAMYDPRFADLNVLCTIGSYILAVSTVPFIVNALWSWFKGKPAGDNPWNALTLEWQTTSPPAIENFEGIPVLTTGPYDYGKNNEDLEASSTDTPVLSS; encoded by the coding sequence ATGACACAAGTTGATATTCCAGCGTCCGTCCCCGCCCAACCTGCACACCATGCGGAAGCAGAACGCAAGTGGACAGACTTCTTTACATTCAATAGTGACCACAAGGTCATTGGTATTCAATACCTCGTTACCTCGTTTGTGTTTTATCTGATCGGTGGAGCGTTGGCCACCGCCATTCGTACTGAGTTGGCTACCCCGCCGTCGGACTTTGTCAGCCCCGATTTTTACAACGGCATGTTGACGCTGCACGGCACCATCATGATCTTTTTGTGGGTGGTGCCTGCCGGAGCCGGTCTTGCCAACTACTTGATCCCGTTGATGATTGGGGCCAAGGACATGGCGTTTCCTAAAATCAACGCCCTGGCTTTTTGGATGATTGTGGCGGGTGGTGCGCTGCTGCTCTCTAGTTTTTGGCTAGAAACGCCCCAGTCTGGCTGGACGTCCTACCCACCCCTGAGTTTGGTCTCGGGCAAGGTGGGCGAAGGCATCTGGATTTTTAGCCTGCTGATTTTGGGTACCTCGTCGATTCTCGGGGCGCTCAACTTTGTGGTGACGATCATCAAAATGCGGGTGCCCTCCATGGGCATTTACCAAATGCCGCTGTTTTGCTGGTCGATGCTGGCCGCTGGTTTGCTGATTCTCACCGGCACCCCGGTTCTAGCGGGAGCGCTGATTTTATTGGCGTTTGACCTATTGGCCGGCACCGCCTTCTTCAACCCCACCGGCGGTGGCGATCCGGTGGTCTATCAGCATATGTTCTGGTTCTACTCCCACCCAGCGGTCTACATCATGATTCTGCCGCTGTTTGGGGCGATTTCCGAAATCTTGCCGGTGCATTCCCGTAAGCCGATCTTTGGCTATCGAGCGATCGCTTACTCCAGCATGATCATCAGCTTCCTAGGGCTGATTGTTTGGGCCCACCATATGTTCACCAGCGGCACGCCGGCCTGGCTGCGCATGTTCTTTATGATTGCCACCATGATCATTGCCGTACCAACGGGGATCAAGGTTTTTGGTTGGCTAGCCACCATCTGGGGCGGCAAGATTCAGTTGAACAGCGCCATGCTGTTTGCCCTAGGATTTATCGCCACCTTTGTGATTGGTGGGATTACCGGGGTGATGATTGCTTCCGTACCCTTTGACATTCACGTCCACGATACCTACTTCATCGTGGCCCACATTCACTACGTTCTGTTTGGCGGATCGGTATTTGGCATCTACGCCGCCCTCTACCACTGGTTCCCCAAAATGACGGGGCGCATGATGAATGAAACCTGGGGACGCATCCACTTTGGTCTGACCTTCGTGGGCATGAACCTCACCTTTATGCCCATGCATGAACTCGGGCTGCTGGGGATGAACCGCCGGGTGGCGATGTATGATCCCCGCTTTGCGGATTTGAATGTGCTTTGCACCATCGGCAGCTACATTTTGGCGGTGTCTACGGTGCCGTTCATTGTGAATGCGCTGTGGTCTTGGTTTAAGGGCAAGCCGGCTGGGGATAACCCTTGGAATGCGCTCACCCTAGAGTGGCAAACTACGTCGCCACCTGCGATTGAGAACTTTGAGGGCATTCCTGTACTCACAACCGGCCCTTATGATTACGGCAAAAACAACGAAGACCTTGAGGCTTCATCCACAGACACCCCAGTGCTTTCTAGCTAG
- the argB gene encoding acetylglutamate kinase encodes MINDNDSNYIERDEATRVRVLSEALPYIQKFAGRTIVVKYGGAAMKDSSLKAKVMRDIVFMACVGLRPVVVHGGGPEINSWLTKLNIEPQFKNGLRVTDAATMDVVEMVLVGRVNKEIVSLINQAGGAAIGLCGKDGNMILARPQGEAGIGFVGEVSAMNTQVIEAIVNSGYIPVVSSVAADETGQAYNINADTVAGEMAAALGAEKMILLTDTPGILQDYTDPATLIAKLDIQQARQLIDSGVVGGGMIPKVNCCVRSLAQGVKAAHIIDGRIPHALLLEIFTDAGIGSMIVASEFQS; translated from the coding sequence ATGATCAACGATAACGATAGCAACTATATCGAACGAGACGAAGCTACCCGAGTTCGCGTGTTGAGCGAGGCCCTGCCCTACATTCAAAAATTTGCTGGACGCACCATTGTGGTGAAATACGGCGGGGCGGCGATGAAAGATAGCAGCCTCAAGGCCAAGGTGATGCGGGACATTGTGTTCATGGCCTGCGTGGGATTGCGGCCGGTGGTGGTGCATGGCGGCGGCCCGGAAATTAACTCATGGTTGACCAAGCTGAATATCGAGCCCCAGTTTAAAAATGGCCTGCGGGTCACCGATGCCGCCACCATGGATGTGGTGGAAATGGTCTTGGTGGGTCGGGTGAACAAGGAAATTGTGTCGTTGATTAACCAGGCAGGCGGGGCCGCGATCGGGCTCTGTGGCAAAGATGGCAACATGATCCTCGCCCGTCCCCAAGGCGAAGCGGGTATCGGTTTTGTGGGCGAAGTGAGCGCCATGAATACCCAGGTGATTGAAGCGATCGTCAACAGCGGCTACATTCCGGTTGTTTCCAGCGTGGCCGCCGATGAAACTGGGCAAGCCTACAACATCAATGCCGACACGGTGGCGGGCGAAATGGCCGCAGCCCTAGGTGCCGAGAAGATGATCCTGCTCACCGATACCCCAGGCATTTTGCAAGACTACACCGATCCAGCTACCCTAATTGCCAAACTGGACATTCAACAGGCGCGGCAATTGATTGATTCTGGCGTTGTCGGCGGCGGCATGATTCCTAAGGTCAACTGCTGTGTGCGATCGCTGGCCCAGGGCGTCAAGGCAGCTCACATCATCGACGGCCGCATTCCCCACGCGCTGCTCTTGGAAATTTTCACCGA
- the hisC gene encoding histidinol-phosphate transaminase gives MSSYFRPAVTAMTGYIPGEQPRPGTPVIKLNTNENPYPPSPEAIAVLQTLDSEWLRRYPTPYADDFRQAVSQVFAVPMDWIMVTNGSDELLNLLVRACADSDRPVVYPTPTYVLYKTLAEMQPAKVLEIPYEDHHRLPVEALIAAQGAVTFIASPNSPSGYSAPIADLRQLAAGLSGILVVDEAYVDFAEETALSLVHEFENVIISRTLSKGYSLAGLRLGFGLAQPALLSGLFKIKDSYNVDAIACLVGAAAMRDQAYKDACAAKVKASRQTLAIALKQLGFQVPEHVQTNFLLVTVPSHGNAGALYQGLKDRGILVRYFSHSGLENKLRITVGTDEQNQLLIEALSSLL, from the coding sequence ATGAGCAGCTATTTTCGGCCAGCGGTTACGGCCATGACTGGATACATTCCTGGGGAACAGCCCCGGCCGGGCACCCCGGTGATTAAGTTAAATACCAACGAAAACCCCTACCCGCCTTCTCCAGAGGCGATCGCGGTTTTGCAAACCTTGGACAGCGAGTGGCTGCGGCGCTATCCCACACCCTACGCCGACGATTTTCGTCAAGCGGTGAGCCAGGTGTTTGCCGTGCCCATGGATTGGATCATGGTCACCAACGGCAGTGATGAACTGCTGAACCTGCTCGTGCGGGCCTGCGCCGACAGCGATCGCCCCGTGGTCTATCCCACACCAACCTATGTGCTGTACAAAACCCTAGCTGAAATGCAGCCAGCGAAGGTGCTAGAAATTCCCTACGAGGATCACCATCGTTTGCCTGTGGAGGCATTGATCGCCGCCCAGGGTGCGGTCACGTTCATCGCCTCACCTAACAGTCCCTCGGGCTATTCGGCACCCATCGCCGATCTGCGCCAGCTTGCGGCCGGGCTATCGGGAATCCTGGTGGTAGACGAAGCCTATGTAGACTTTGCCGAAGAGACGGCGCTGTCTCTGGTGCATGAGTTTGAGAATGTGATCATCAGCCGCACGTTGTCCAAGGGCTATTCCCTGGCAGGTCTACGGCTCGGGTTTGGCCTGGCCCAACCAGCTCTCTTAAGCGGATTATTCAAAATCAAAGACAGCTACAACGTGGATGCGATCGCTTGTCTCGTGGGCGCAGCCGCCATGCGGGATCAGGCCTACAAAGATGCCTGTGCAGCCAAAGTGAAAGCCTCTCGACAAACCTTAGCGATCGCCCTGAAGCAGCTCGGTTTTCAAGTGCCTGAGCATGTGCAGACCAATTTTCTGCTGGTCACCGTCCCGTCCCATGGCAACGCCGGCGCGCTCTACCAAGGGTTGAAGGATCGCGGCATTTTAGTGCGCTATTTCAGCCATTCGGGATTAGAAAACAAACTGCGGATCACCGTCGGCACCGATGAGCAAAACCAACTGCTGATCGAAGCCCTGAGTTCGCTGCTGTAA
- a CDS encoding shikimate kinase, whose amino-acid sequence MDDFLKGTNLYLVGMMGAGKSTLGKILAHDLGYRFADTDAVIEQAAGQPISAIFAQDGESAFRALETQVLGQLASYTRMAIATGGGIVIERKNWSYLQHGVVVWLDVSVDLLYDRLKGDQARPLLQAPDPKQVLQTLLNQRRSLYAQADVTISVTEPQAPEAIAAQVIDRIRAILRPPHSTAE is encoded by the coding sequence GTGGATGATTTTTTAAAGGGAACCAACCTCTACCTGGTCGGCATGATGGGTGCTGGCAAAAGTACCCTGGGCAAGATTTTGGCCCATGACCTCGGCTACCGCTTTGCCGACACGGACGCGGTGATCGAGCAGGCGGCGGGACAGCCCATCTCCGCTATCTTTGCCCAAGATGGGGAATCGGCTTTCCGTGCCCTAGAAACCCAAGTGTTGGGCCAGCTCGCCAGCTACACCCGCATGGCGATCGCCACGGGGGGCGGCATTGTGATCGAGCGCAAGAACTGGAGCTATCTACAGCATGGAGTCGTCGTCTGGCTCGATGTTTCCGTCGATTTGCTCTACGACCGCCTCAAGGGCGATCAGGCCCGCCCGCTGCTGCAGGCACCAGATCCTAAACAGGTGTTGCAAACCTTGCTCAACCAACGGCGATCGCTCTATGCTCAGGCAGATGTAACGATTTCAGTGACCGAACCCCAAGCGCCAGAAGCGATCGCTGCCCAAGTGATCGATCGCATTCGCGCCATCCTGCGGCCACCCCACTCCACCGCAGAGTAA
- a CDS encoding cytochrome c oxidase subunit II, with the protein MKIPSSIATMLAGIALTLVSLWYGQNHGLLPVAASNEALLVDGLFNTMMTISIGLFLLVEGVLIIAILRFRRAKDDTTDGPDIDGNIPLEIVWTGIPAVIVLVIGVYSFDVYSQMGGFDPNAAGDPAVTQVAMTGEGDYAAPLMDGSNSHGGHHHMALGIGASPEKAGQMADLTVDVMGLQYAWIFTYPETGIISGELHVPQGKDVRLKLKAQDVIHAFWLPEFRLKQDAIPGRDSELRFTPTRAGDYPVICAELCGAYHGSMVTRMYVDTPEEFEAWKQQQIASRPDINEVIASLDRPRTDVDYLTPYADDMGLEPEMLRSLHESHAGAEVLTQSL; encoded by the coding sequence GTGAAAATTCCGAGTAGTATTGCCACCATGCTGGCGGGCATAGCCCTAACCCTAGTGAGCCTGTGGTATGGACAAAACCATGGGCTACTGCCTGTCGCCGCTTCCAACGAAGCCTTACTGGTTGACGGCTTATTCAACACCATGATGACCATCTCCATCGGGCTGTTTTTGCTCGTGGAAGGTGTTCTGATCATCGCGATTCTGCGATTCCGCCGTGCCAAGGACGACACCACCGACGGCCCGGATATTGATGGCAACATTCCCCTAGAAATTGTCTGGACAGGCATTCCGGCGGTGATTGTGCTAGTCATTGGGGTCTATAGTTTTGACGTATATTCCCAGATGGGCGGCTTTGATCCCAACGCTGCGGGGGATCCTGCGGTCACTCAGGTGGCCATGACGGGAGAGGGTGACTATGCAGCTCCTTTGATGGATGGCAGCAATTCCCATGGTGGTCATCACCATATGGCGCTGGGGATTGGCGCATCACCGGAAAAGGCTGGGCAGATGGCCGATCTCACCGTTGATGTGATGGGGCTGCAATATGCCTGGATCTTCACCTACCCCGAAACAGGGATCATCTCGGGTGAACTACATGTGCCCCAAGGCAAGGATGTTCGGCTGAAGCTCAAGGCCCAGGACGTCATTCATGCCTTTTGGCTACCTGAGTTTCGCCTCAAGCAGGATGCTATTCCTGGACGAGATTCTGAACTGCGGTTTACCCCAACCCGTGCCGGCGACTATCCGGTCATCTGCGCTGAGCTATGTGGCGCTTACCATGGCTCGATGGTGACGCGCATGTATGTGGACACGCCGGAGGAGTTTGAAGCCTGGAAGCAGCAACAAATTGCTAGCCGCCCAGATATCAATGAGGTAATTGCCTCCCTCGATCGCCCTCGTACGGATGTGGATTACCTCACGCCCTACGCCGACGATATGGGTTTGGAGCCTGAAATGTTGCGATCGCTCCATGAGTCCCACGCAGGGGCTGAGGTGTTGACCCAATCGCTCTAA
- a CDS encoding heme-copper oxidase subunit III, giving the protein MQGSTIDTAQSPLNYPSEAGGHHEDHPDHRIFGILVFLFAEGMIFAGLFLAYLTFRAVTPVWPPAGTPERELLLPGINTLILIASSFVLHRGDTAIKNNDTKGMRLWFGITAVMGAIFLAGQLYEYSNLEFGLKTNLYASTFYVLTGFHGLHVLFGLVLILAVLWRSRQEGHYSSSSHFGIEAAEIYWHFVDVIWIILFLLLYLL; this is encoded by the coding sequence ATGCAAGGTTCTACGATTGATACGGCCCAGTCGCCGCTCAACTATCCCTCGGAAGCGGGCGGTCACCATGAAGACCATCCCGACCACCGCATTTTCGGCATCCTCGTGTTTCTGTTTGCAGAAGGCATGATTTTTGCCGGACTGTTTTTGGCCTATCTCACCTTTCGGGCCGTGACCCCCGTTTGGCCGCCAGCGGGTACCCCGGAGCGGGAGCTGCTGCTGCCGGGCATTAATACCCTGATTCTGATCGCCAGTAGCTTTGTGCTCCACCGGGGGGATACGGCGATTAAAAACAACGACACCAAGGGGATGCGCCTCTGGTTTGGCATCACGGCGGTGATGGGAGCCATCTTCCTGGCAGGACAGCTCTATGAATACAGCAACTTAGAGTTTGGTCTGAAGACGAATCTCTACGCCAGCACTTTCTATGTGCTCACCGGCTTCCACGGGTTACACGTCCTGTTTGGTCTGGTGCTAATTTTGGCGGTGCTCTGGCGATCGCGTCAGGAAGGGCATTATTCCAGCAGCAGCCATTTTGGCATCGAAGCAGCGGAGATCTACTGGCACTTTGTCGATGTCATTTGGATCATTCTGTTCTTGCTGCTCTACCTGTTGTAG